From the Carassius auratus strain Wakin unplaced genomic scaffold, ASM336829v1 scaf_tig00217693, whole genome shotgun sequence genome, the window ACttcagtcagagagagagagagaagagacagagagagagagagagagagagagagacagagacagagagagagagagagagagagagagacagagacagagagagagagagagagagagagagacagagacagagagagagagagagagagagagagagagagagagacagagacagagacagagagagagagagagagagagagagacagagacagagacagagagagagagagagagagacagagacagagagagagagagagagagagagacagagacagagacagagagagagagagagagagagagagacagagacagagagagagagagagagagagagagagagacagagacagagacagagagagagaagagagagagagagagagagagagagagagagagagagagagagagagagagagagagagagagagggagagcagctTCAGCACATGATCAGTTCTTCAGCAGATCGTGTTGGGACTCGGTCCAGTCTCTGAACACATGACAACAGAACACAACACCAGCAGAACAGAACAGGTCTGTCAGCTCCGATCGCAGGCTGAATGTCACGAGCAGAGCCAAGTACTGAACGCTCCAGCATCTCTGACCCACATTTCCCAGCTGGACTCCATCTCTGCCTCCATCagatcacacagaaacacagtttATGAGGAACAACCCTCTCAAGACATCACGCCATTTCCCCAGAAACACTTACACACTTGAGATCATGTTCTTCTACACAACAGCATTTCTCAGACAAACAGATAAATATGTCAGAAACTGGGATTCGAGTGCAGCAAACGTTCCAACACACTTCTGAGAGTCATTATACGATAGAAATTATAAAGTTATTCATAATGTACACTGCAATGCATTATATcttttcagaaataattgtaaaagCATTATAATATGTGAAGGTTTATTTGCATTATACTTTCTAAAGGTGCAACAAAAACCACACATTTCATACAGGGAActattattgttaaaattatctgaaataataaaaaaaattatgttttattattccaATTAAGTCTTAAAAATAacgatttatattttaaaaatgtaattacaccattaaaacagaatctagaaaaaaaggaaaatataattaagatattaaaggagtttaaataaatgcagcagatGAAAACCCAAGCTGCTCTCCTTCAAACTCACGTTGACCTATAAATATTCCTGAAACGACGGAGCGTTCCGCTGGAGTCACACCGGAGCCGATCCAGGAGCGGAGTCTCAAACTGCTCCCAGACGAGAAACAAACCTCAGTATCTCATTATTTACGACACTTCTCCAGTCTTGGCCTGATGAGGACGTGAGCTTCTGCTACAGACGCTCATAATGAGCTCACTCTGACCAGAGGAAAACATCAGGATTCACAATAGATCCACAAACCATCCTGGACAGACACCAGGACTGCTAAAGATCAGTACCTGCGACGGGCTCCGCACAGACAGGAAGTCCTGCACAGGAAGTAGCAGCTCCAGCCTGGAGTCAATATGACGGAGACTGTGGAGCTCAGAAGGTTCAGGAGCGAAACCTTCACCAGCTGATAGAGACGACGAGACCACCTGGAAATATAGAGAGAAAAACAGCTCAATATCATTCTGCTGCAGATGCTGATACTGATGCTGATATTCTGCTGCTTGTGATGAGACAGTAGAGCAGAGACTGAGATAAactgatctgaatatatctccagtaatgagacgagatgatccacacatataacacagagattgagagctgaagaaatcaagagAATCCAGTAAAGcggagctgcttcagtccaggaagagttcatctggagatattactgaccttattctgaccacAATCAGGAGAGATCTGACACCAGGAGCTCCAGAATTACACTAAAAGAGCTTCGACTGGATCAGACACTCTCAATCAGAGACAGAGATCTCATTGAATATGATAAAGCATGATTTATAGTGTTGAACAAAGCTCAAGATGATTAAAGGATTATCAACAGTGTTTCTCAGGAACACGCTGAAGAGGAAGCCCAGTGGTTTTCCTGCACCTGGTGCTCCACACAGAATCCCGACTGAGCTCTCGGACGCTCGGCCAAACAGCCTCTAAAGCCAAATATCTAAGTCTTGACTAACATCcttctgaatctcccatcaggcCGAGCGGCGAGGATGAGGTAAGTGTTGACAGGCCGCCCGCGTGCAGCAAAGACTGATGGGTAATTAAAAGCCTGATATACTGACTGTGAGCTCATAGAGCTGCTGTTCTGAACTGAATATAATAACAGACGTTCCTGCACAACATCTGGAGGCTATGACCGTCTCAGTACCATTCAGAGTTCTGGcttttggatttttatttaattgaaataaaataaaataaataattttcttctttcatgtaaattttagtaaaagtttattaggtttgttgtgtttttttgtcattttgtttatttttacatttttatttcagttttagttatttttgtaaacTTGATGTAAAATGTTGCCTTAGAAACCagcttatattttatttcagctaacatttattttatatcaagtatttttttttcattcctccagtctccagtgtcacatgatcttcagaaatcagattaATATGATGAAAACATTTGTACAGATCTCAGAGAGAGTCACGTGACTGGAGCAGATGAACAAATAGTTAAACATCTGCAAAGAAGATGAGAGCAGATAACTATCAAAATATCAGAAAACTGTTGATCATTTCCAGTAACGGCTGAATGCTGTGTCAGGCTGATACACACCGATCTGTGCTTTGCTAGAAAAACATCATCCAGATCTGAACAAATAAGACACAGATAATCAGTTTACACTCCACTGGACTAAAGGCAGAAGCATGAGAAGAAGTGTGTGACAGCGATTAATGAGGAACACCGCTGCGCCGCAGTGATTCATCACACTTTAATGTGCTTGACTCTTACAATACAGCCGCACGACGGAGAGAAGCCCAACAACATCTGTCTGTCTTTACCAACTCACTGAAGCTTCTTGTGTCtgtcacagctgtgtgtgtgtgtgtgtgtgtgtgtgtggagagtctGAACACAGTTAAACATCAGCATCGGAGAGGATCTGCAGCATTTCTGCTGTCATGAATATGTAACATTTCTCTGCCAccgaataaatataataataatttaaaaagatcgTTGTAACTTTATCTCACAATGTGGACTGTTTTTCTTGCAACTGCAAATTAACATCTTGCATTTCTGAGAGCTTCAAGTTTCTATAATGCAATTTTTACATTatgacaaaataacaaaacagttTACATCTTACGATTTTAGCTTTTTTTCCtccaaattctgagtttatgtcacaattttagatttttttcagaatatcaagattattttagattttttttttttttactttttaaggttcaggcaaaaaaaacaaagataattGTGACATCtttcttgcaattcagattttatatttcacaattctgagaagaacatttttgtttttagtttaaggTATAGAAAGAATATTAAATAGAGAATAcagaatatatagaatatagaaagagaagtgtatatatgtataagcTGAAACTCCCAATTACAAGTTGAcctctcacagttctgactttgcAAAGAAATTGAAAAACTGAATTATGAACTATAAACTCAGAAGAACAGGCCggattgtaataatccagtgacaGAGACGTGCTTCCATAAGAATGATTTAGCTCAACCGTGCTGTGTGTGTCTGCACCTGTGCTTCCGTCTGCAGCTCGCTGTGGTTCTCTTCTTCCTCCACATCTTTCAGCAGTTCCTCTATTCTCTCTTTCTCCTGTTGCGTGAGCAGGAACGAGTTCCCCCATGCTTCTGCCAGCTGAACAATCACAAACACCTTTAATCACATCATCCATCGTCTGCTTCATAACCCAGTCACTTCTGTCTCCTTCCCCAGTTTAGATTTGAGCTTCTCAAATCAGGATCCATTTACTGGAATGACAAACTATAAGAAGTCTTGTTTTAGGAGAAATCGAGAAATGAGAAAGTTTATCTGCCAGTGGATTGAGAAACATCTGTTTAGTTTTCATTCTCcgttgacagatatttgttcttagactgttttaagcataaactcacttcagtTTTGTACATTTCGGTTTGTTTTAGAAGACACAAATACTAAGGAAGATATTAATGTTTTGCAGTACATGCAACATTAAAGACCACAACTGTATGGATTTAAGTCCTTCTTTTCTAATTTAAGCCCTTTTAAGGCTTTGATCTGAGGAAAAGTGAATAAAAACTTCTTTTTTCACCTTCTTCAGAAACCCTGAAGAAACATTTGCTGGAGATGCAAAATCACTTGTGGTCTGAAAAACCAGCTTTGAATTAAGTTTGATCAATTAAAATTGTTCTTGTTTGAATCACAAACTCGTTTAACTTATCTGACGTTCTTGTGCATGTTCAGTAAATTGAaggaatgtttaaatatttgtgctGGAAAACAGCTCATAAATTCTGAGGAAGAGCATCAGATCCTGCGGAGGAGCTGGAATCAATTCAGCAGAGAAACAGAGCGGGTTTAATTCTACATTACACCATAATTCCATTCTGCGCTCTAATGAATGGAAGTCGTTCCATgtttaaagaccccatgaaataCCAATGTGAGTTCTGCACGGGAAAACAGACCACATTTCTCAATGACATCATAATACACTCACTTCTGTCCAATCAGAAGCTCTGTAGCATGAGCAAGCCCCTCCCCCTGAGATCACCTGACTCTGAGCATCAATATCACATTGAGATGATTTATAAAGAAACGTGACGCACTCTTTAATGAAGCGCACTCCAGAAGCTCGTCTGAAGTGACCTCGACGTACCTCAATATTTCTCCTGACAAAGTCTTGCTTGTGCTTGCTGTGAGCCGCTCCTCGCTGTCTGTCGTCTGACGGCTGATCCTGCCctgcgtctcacacacacacacacacacacacacacacacacgcagcaaaGTGATGGAGCTGATGATGAAGATGTAAGTGAAGTGCAGAACTTTAATGACATCTTGCAGTTTTAGATTAAAGTCAGTAGAAGTAAAAGATGATTCCTGACATCAGGACGCCCTCTAGTGTTCAGAATAAACTACATggtcaataataaaaaacactaagACGAGAGATGCATGTCATATTTTTAGCATAAAATCATAATCACATATTAAAACCAGCACAACAAACTTATGACATACACCTACaatcaagcttcataaatatgtGACAGTTTTTGTCAAATTCACGCAGATTAATGTCATTTAAAGCTGACAGCATCAGTTTTAACTATACAAGctttctgtggaaaaaaaaaagatattttaagttttacaagaaaaaactATTTCACTCTTCCAACTTCAATAAGATGATTTACACTGAACTGAGCGTGTAACTTTCCATCTCTgtaaatatttttgacatttctgAGCAATGACAATTGTTTTTACTCTCATTTGTTATGTTCTGTGAGCACTGAGACGGCGACAGAGATTCAGAAATGTTTGAAGGGTTTACCGTCCGTCTCGTGTCTGGTGTTCAGATCACTCTTCAGATCCAGGACTTCAGTCTCAAACACAGGGACACGATCCACTTCATCACAGTCCTGATCTGAAGCACATCACTCAATCACTCAATCATCTAAATCTGTGCCACATGAATCTTATTCATATAATAATTCTAATCTCGTGTAAGTCTGAGGGGCTCACAGTTGTCGGGTGTCAGTGCTAGAAAGCGTCTGGTGTTGTCCGTCTCGTTGCTGCTCATCCTGAGACCGGCGGTCTGTAAGGTGTGTGAGTGTTAGTGAAGCACgcagacgtctgtgtgtgtgtgtgtgtgtgtgtgtgtgtgtgaactacagACGGACCTGGAGCTCCTGCCACAGTCTCTGGTGCTGCTGTCTTCCTCTCTGCTTCACCTCTCTCTCCGCTGACGCCTTGAGAGCCAGAACACGGTCCAGCCTCTTCATCTTCTTTATGGCTTCTCTCAACTCCGGATCTTCATTCTCTTCATCGGACTCTTCTGTGAAATAATCAAAACATACTCAAATATTGAACTGGAAGATCTGAATGTTGAGATGAAAGCTCTGTGCAGACCTTGATCAGAGCTGTTTTCTGCGGTAAGATCAGTCGTGTCCCGGTGAACCTGCTTTAGGAGACAGTCATTAGATCATTAGTGCTCTCCGTCTCCAGACGCTCAGATGAAGAGATGAAGGAGCTTCTCTACCTCGGCGTGTGTGACGTCAGGACTGAGCACCTCCAGAGATCTGGGCCCATCTCGACTCAATCTTCTGATCTCACTGGAGGCCGGCCGAGAGATATCGTCCAGAAACCCCTTTGTGATGTCCATCCGGTCCACAGACACTGGAACACCATCAGAAGATGAGCCTCAGACACACAAACCTCTCAAAGTTCGTCCAAAACTTTTCATCAATCCCAggatatgcattttttaaatcaaccATTCGGTTTGCACTGGTTACAATGATAATTCTTGATatcattaaattaatgtttaaatggtGCAAATGTAATTCTGAATTCAACACTCAGCATTTCCACGAGTAGAAATTGCATTTGTAACATCAATAAAGTTgcattttaactagtgaaaacTGAGTTGTTTTATAGCTGAAATGGTTATTcttgatatatttttgtaatttttgataTCATGAATTAATGTTTAACTGGTGAAAATGTAGCTCCAGATATCAACAATGTGCTATGAGtttatgtatgtactgtaaacacataaaatataGAACTTTGTTTAGCATATTACTATACAGCTGTCACACAGCAGCTCTTAGATATTATTGTGTGTTTAGTCACGTGTCAGAAAGTCAGCGGAGGGGGGGTCGGATTGTTTTCGCCGGTGGGCGTGGCTTTCAGATTATGACGCCTGTCGCTCTGTCTATAGTATTTAGAATATAAATAGAATACTTAGTctaaatcattataattttttgattATAGGTGTACCTCAGAGaacttataaataataaacaataataatcaatGCAGTTCATGGGCCCTTTAACACTTGATGATTGCTGATGATGTCAGACCTTGATCAGTGAGCAGTTTCTCCGCCGAACAGCCGCTGCTCTCCTCCTCAGAAACCTGTGGATCCTGGACAGATGATCACAGCACGCTATCTCTGACTgaagctagtgtgtgtgtgtgtgtgtgtgtgtgtgtgtgtttgtgtgtgtgtgtgtgtgtgtgtgtgtgtgtgtgtgtgtgtgtgtgtgtgtgcattactgACCGCTCGTGCTGTGATGATCTCCAGGGTCCGACACACATCACCCGCAGAAACCTCCATATCAGACACTGCAGCACATTTACACGCACTTACAGTATGTGAATACCTACTATCTCCAATAAACCATGCCTGGATATATATATTACAGGTAAATCGGTCTCTCACACGGGGAACGTCTCTCTGGAGGAGTGTTTCGCTTGTTTA encodes:
- the fsip1 gene encoding fibrous sheath-interacting protein 1 isoform X2 (The sequence of the model RefSeq protein was modified relative to this genomic sequence to represent the inferred CDS: added 309 bases not found in genome assembly) encodes the protein MEVSAGDVCRTLEIITARADPQVSEEESSGCSAEKLLTDQVSVDRMDITKGFLDDISRPASSEIRRLSRDGPRSLEVLSPDVTHAEVHRDTTDLTAENSSDQEESDEENEDPELREAIKKMKRLDRVLALKASAEREVKQRGRQQHQRLWQELQTAGLRMSSNETDNTRRFLALTPDNYQDCDEVDRVPVFETEVLDLKSDLNTRHETDGQDQPSDDRQRGAAHSKHKQDFVRRNIELAEAWGNSFLLTQQEKERIEELLKDVEEEENHSELQTEAQVVSSSLSAGEGFAPEPSELHSLRHIDSRLELLLPVQDFLSVRSPSQGSLQENTGDGERQRRDEERRLREIQQQLQILEENEPGASVLSDDQLRNLLQECEEDMLRSPAGSSSESSLGTSSALGASPRLSDSDLLRDARHSDTDTEKQA
- the fsip1 gene encoding fibrous sheath-interacting protein 1 isoform X1 (The sequence of the model RefSeq protein was modified relative to this genomic sequence to represent the inferred CDS: added 309 bases not found in genome assembly) translates to MEVSAGDVCRTLEIITARADPQVSEEESSGCSAEKLLTDQVSVDRMDITKGFLDDISRPASSEIRRLSRDGPRSLEVLSPDVTHAEQVHRDTTDLTAENSSDQEESDEENEDPELREAIKKMKRLDRVLALKASAEREVKQRGRQQHQRLWQELQTAGLRMSSNETDNTRRFLALTPDNYQDCDEVDRVPVFETEVLDLKSDLNTRHETDGQDQPSDDRQRGAAHSKHKQDFVRRNIELAEAWGNSFLLTQQEKERIEELLKDVEEEENHSELQTEAQVVSSSLSAGEGFAPEPSELHSLRHIDSRLELLLPVQDFLSVRSPSQGSLQENTGDGERQRRDEERRLREIQQQLQILEENEPGASVLSDDQLRNLLQECEEDMLRSPAGSSSESSLGTSSALGASPRLSDSDLLRDARHSDTDTEKQA